The following proteins come from a genomic window of Paenibacillus swuensis:
- a CDS encoding DinB family protein, with product MSNVLRQQYEYLRLTREVLFAFLEEIPLEKLQYSEPGSGRDSIITLHVHVADCYRNWLERFGLKRTVVYATDEEIQQYDVNQVRACFKAVDELVLKFIEEFEDRWQETIENQVRWQKEPFRTTPLWLLTHTETHEFHHKGQIASMARQLGYIPPDTDLASLNL from the coding sequence ATGTCTAATGTACTCAGACAACAATACGAATATCTCAGGTTAACCCGAGAAGTGCTGTTCGCGTTTCTGGAGGAGATTCCCCTAGAGAAACTGCAATATTCGGAGCCGGGTTCCGGCAGAGACAGCATCATTACACTCCACGTTCACGTGGCCGATTGTTACCGGAACTGGCTGGAGCGGTTCGGGCTTAAGCGTACAGTTGTATATGCAACGGATGAGGAAATTCAACAATATGATGTAAACCAGGTACGGGCTTGTTTTAAAGCTGTGGACGAGCTTGTTCTAAAGTTCATCGAAGAATTCGAGGACCGCTGGCAAGAAACGATCGAGAACCAAGTCAGATGGCAAAAAGAACCCTTCCGCACAACCCCGCTATGGCTGTTAACCCACACCGAGACTCATGAATTTCACCATAAGGGACAGATTGCATCCATGGCTCGGCAATTGGGCTATATTCCTCCGGACACTGATTTGGCGAGTCTAAATTTATAA
- a CDS encoding DUF4362 domain-containing protein, whose translation MRTKIVIGTLVGIIVVLVGVLFVTWMSDRKDTSRRSILYDFDEADVDRLNEMVHRHANRKGDYLMLIPPIIDGGYSIHDVHSNGRVITWTIDNSRDGMSSERDRGKQTFNCLGISLHTDKEFYKYTLDECYDGYEGSFTVFSIRKDEVLRRSVNKLGFNRFFD comes from the coding sequence TTGCGTACAAAAATAGTGATTGGAACGTTGGTAGGCATTATCGTTGTATTGGTTGGGGTGTTGTTCGTGACATGGATGTCGGACAGGAAGGATACTTCTAGAAGATCGATCCTGTATGATTTTGACGAAGCAGACGTAGATCGTTTAAACGAAATGGTCCATAGACATGCGAACCGAAAAGGGGACTATCTCATGCTAATTCCGCCTATTATTGATGGAGGATATTCAATTCATGATGTGCATTCAAACGGCAGGGTCATTACTTGGACAATCGACAACAGCAGAGATGGCATGAGCTCGGAGCGTGACAGGGGGAAACAAACATTCAACTGCCTCGGTATAAGCTTGCATACAGACAAGGAATTTTATAAGTACACGCTTGATGAATGCTATGATGGGTATGAAGGGTCTTTTACGGTTTTTTCAATCCGCAAGGATGAAGTGCTTAGGCGAAGTGTAAATAAATTGGGATTTAATAGGTTTTTCGATTAA